TCAGGGCAGAAAAACTTATATTCAGCAGGCCGTGTGGAAAAAAAGCTGAGTAATCGACCGCTCCTTCGGGTATCCTGAAAGTACCTCCCAGGACAAGAATTGCAGTAATCACAAACACGGGAACAGCAATGGCCAGAGGAAGCCAACGGGGTTCGCTTACCAGTCTGCCCAGGAAAGAAGGACGGGCATAGTGCAGGTAGGTCTTCTGACGAATGGCGGAAATCACGTCGGCGGGTTTTACACCCCGGGGGCAATAAGAGCTGCAATCGCCACACTGATAGCAGAGCCATATGTCCACGTTCCCGATCAGTTTTTCTTTCAGACCCCAGCCGGACCAGATCATCTCTTTTCGGGGAAAGGGGCGTTCCGCGGGTGCCAGTGAACAGACTGCCGAGCAGTTCCCGCATTGCATGCACTGATTCAGCCGGGATCCGCTCAGGCGGCTCAACTCCCTTTTAAACAGCAGGTCCGGTTGTATGGTAATAGTCTCTTTCATGTCCGCTCTAAGCTGGCATAGTTCTGTATCTAACCTTACATACTTTTAAATGGGTTGGGGCCGATCAGCTCCATCTCTTCCACATAATCGTTTATGATCTCACGTATCTCGTGGTGCCCGGTGATCTCCACGAATTCAGTCCGGATCCGTTCGGGTTCAAGCATCATGGTCTCCAGGGTCTCCTGCAGATTCGCAGCGCGCTGTTCGGTCAGTTCACTGCCATGAATAAAGTGACATTGGTAATCATCACCTGGCTTGCAACCTATCTGCAGGATACCATCGTATCCGTGGGAGAGTGCATCGGAGATCCAGACCTTGTTGATGGAACCCAGGCAGCGTACCGGGATAATCCTGACGAAGGGGCTGTAGCCAAGCCGGTGTATTCCTGCTTCATCCAGTGCCGGGTAGGCATCGTTTTCACAGACGAAAACCAGGATTCTGGGTTTTTCCTCAAACTCATCGGGTATATGCACAGCCTTGATCATGGCCGAAACACTATGGATATGGAAATCCGCAAAACCTATGACCCGCTCCGGACAGGAGCCCACACAGATGCCACACCTCCGGCAACGTGCCGGATTAGGCAGCGGAGTCCCTTTTTCGGTCTCATCATAACTACCGAAGGGACACTCCTCCGTGCAGCGCTTGCAATCGGTACAGCGCTCCATATACAGTTCCGGCCAGGTCATATCCCCGGATCGGGGATGGAGCGCTTCTCCCCGCTTTACACACTCGATACTCTGGATGGCCTTCATCATGGCACCTGCACCATCCTCCCCGCTCATTTCCATATCCATAGGTGCCCTGACCGTACCAGCCGCAAAGATACCGGTACGCCTGGTCTCATAAGGAAAACAGATAAAATGAGAGTCGGAAAAATCATATTCCAGTTCGGGAAGTCCCTTTCCCAGGCGGTACTGCAGCTGAAGATCCGTGGTCGTATTGGGAACCATCCCTGTAGCAAGTACCACCATGTCGCAGGTAATCCGGATGTGGTTTCCCAGCAGCGACTGGCTTACTGTAAGCTCCATCTCGTTTCCCAGGTCAGAGACCGTACCGACCACCCCTTTGGTCATAAAAATTGCATCATCGGCCTGTACCATTTTGTAAAACTCCTCCTGAAACCCCATGGTACGGATATCCCGGTATATGATATAGACCTCGGCACCAGGATTGAGTTCCCTGACATAGAGGGCCTGCTTCAGGGCAGCACTACAACAGTAGGAAGAACAGTATGAAAGATGCCCGGGGTCCCTCGATCCGGCACATAATATAAACAGAACCCGGTCAGGAAGCTCTTGCTCCTGCACAAATTGCTCAAATTCTTCCAGTGTTTTCACCCGTGGAGAGCCATAGCCCAGCGACACAAGTTTCTCTGTATTATATGGTTTCCAGCCCGTCGCAGTAACCACAGCACCAACCTGCACTTCCTCTGCCCCTTTATGATCCAGTGAAACGCGAAAATTTCCAGGTTCCCCGGAGATGGATTCTATCCTGGTGTCCAGGTAGATCTTCACTCCGGGATGCTGCTCAAGCGCTTCTATCTTCTGAGCTATATCGGGCTCTTTCAGCCTGGAAGCTTCTTCACGCTCCGGAAACATTTTAAAGATCCTTCCGGCATAACCACCCAGCCTCCGGGATCTTTCCACCAGGTGAACCCGGTAACCTGCTTTTGCCCCTTCCAGGGCCGCTGTGATTCCGGCAATGCCCCCACCCACCACCA
This region of Bacteroidales bacterium genomic DNA includes:
- a CDS encoding FAD-dependent oxidoreductase, yielding MTGNERKNMALAVCTGCSIGESLDVDKLLDAATEAYQGLTCIKHPSLCSEPGLAELKGKVLDMGIVRLAVAACSPRVKSAEFNMDGVQLERINLREQVAWVMEPGQEDTQMCAEDQTRMILAKLEARKENTPYIPETTSPEILVVGGGIAGITAALEGAKAGYRVHLVERSRRLGGYAGRIFKMFPEREEASRLKEPDIAQKIEALEQHPGVKIYLDTRIESISGEPGNFRVSLDHKGAEEVQVGAVVTATGWKPYNTEKLVSLGYGSPRVKTLEEFEQFVQEQELPDRVLFILCAGSRDPGHLSYCSSYCCSAALKQALYVRELNPGAEVYIIYRDIRTMGFQEEFYKMVQADDAIFMTKGVVGTVSDLGNEMELTVSQSLLGNHIRITCDMVVLATGMVPNTTTDLQLQYRLGKGLPELEYDFSDSHFICFPYETRRTGIFAAGTVRAPMDMEMSGEDGAGAMMKAIQSIECVKRGEALHPRSGDMTWPELYMERCTDCKRCTEECPFGSYDETEKGTPLPNPARCRRCGICVGSCPERVIGFADFHIHSVSAMIKAVHIPDEFEEKPRILVFVCENDAYPALDEAGIHRLGYSPFVRIIPVRCLGSINKVWISDALSHGYDGILQIGCKPGDDYQCHFIHGSELTEQRAANLQETLETMMLEPERIRTEFVEITGHHEIREIINDYVEEMELIGPNPFKSM